CGCAGGCGGTCGCGGCCACGGTCAGTACGGCGGTGAGCCCGCTCGGAAAGACCGCGCTGATCGTCGCGGACGGCGACTGGCGGACCGTGCTGTCCAACCGGACGCCGGACGTGATCTTCATCGACAGCATCAAACCGGACCCGGAACAGATCGCCGAGCTGGAGGCGTTCGCGGCGCAGGGCGTGCAGATCGTGGCGTTCAGCGAAACCCTGGAACCGCAGGGCTTCGACGTGATCCGGTCCGGCGCCGAGCCGCGCTGCCACCTCGCCGTGGAGCACCTGCTGGAACGCCACGACCGGGTCGGCGCGCTCACCTCCCGGACCACCGGCTTCGCGCGCTTCGACGCGTACGTCAACACGATGCGCGGGGCCGGCAAGCCGATCAGCAGCGACCACATCGAGGTCTTCGAGCAGCACCCTGAGGGCGCGTACCGGGCCGCGATGGCGCTGCTGTCCAAGCCCGATCGTCCGACCGGGCTCTACTGCACCACCGATTTCGCCGCGATCGCCGCCGTCCGGGCGGCGCACCGGCTGCGCATCGACGTACCGGGGGATCTGGCGATCGTGGGGGTCGGGAACACGCCCGAAGGCGAGCACCTGGACCCGTCGCTGTCGACTGTCGGACCGGTCGGGTTCAACGAGGCGCTCGCCCGGATCATCGTGAGCAGGCTGACCGACCGGGAAGGCGCACCCGGCGAAGTGTTCGATTTCCCTTGGCAACTGCTCGTCCGGGAGTCTTCTTGAGTCAACCAAACGTCGTCCTGATCTGTGTGGACGAGTGGCGGGGCGATGCGATGTCGTGCGCCGGTCATCCGTACGTCGAGACGCCGCATCTGGACGAACTGGCGCGGAACGGGGTGCGGTTCAGTCGCGGGTACTCCGCGACGCCGACGTGCGTGCCGGCCCGGGTGGCGTTGTTCACCGGGCAGTCGCAGGAGCGGCACGGGCGCGTCGGGTACACGGACGGCGTACCGTTCGACACCGCGCATCCGGTGACGGTGCAGGGCGAGTTCCGGCGCGCCGGGTACCACACGCAGGCGATCGGGAAGATGCACGTGTGGCCGGAGCGGGCGCGGCTCGGATTCGACGACGTGATCCTGCACGACGGGTTCCTGCACCACTCTCGGCGTGCTTACCGGCAGCAGTTCGGGTTCTTCGACGACTATGTGCCGTGGCTGCGGCGGCAGCCGGGGGTGTCGCCGGATGCGGAGTACTTCGACCACGGGGTGAACTGCAACTCGGTGGTCGCGCGGCCGTGGGACAAGGCGGAGGAGTTGCACCCGACGCACTGGATCGGCACGCAGACGATCGACTGGCTGTACCGGCGGGATCCGACGCGGCCGTTCTTCCTGTACTTGTCGTTCCATCGGCCGCATCCGCCGTACGACCCGCCGGCCTGGGCCTACGACCAGTACAACGCGTTGCCGCCGTACGAACGTCAGTTGGGTGACTGGGAAGACGACTGGGACGAGTTCCGGCGGGACGGGGACTACCAGGCGGCGATCGGGGACCTGCCGGATCGCGTCGTACATCGCGCGCGAGCCGGGTACTACGGGCTGATGGCGCAGATCGACCTGCAGATCAACCGGATCCGTGAGGCGCTGGTCGACTTCGGGGTGTACGACGACACGATCATCGCGTTCACGTCCGACCACGGCGAGATGATGGGCGACCACCGGATGTTCCGGAAGTCCGTGCCGTACGAGGGGTCCGCGCGGGTGCCGTTCATCGTTGCGGATCGTGCTGCGGCTGGTGGTACTGTTCGCGGCGGGGTTGTGGATCAGGTGGTCGAGCTGCGGGACGTGATGCCTACGCTGCTGGACCTGGCCGGGGTGCCGATTCCGTCGTCGGTGGACGGGGTGTCGCTGGCGCCGTTCCTGCGGGGGGAGTCGGTGCCGGTGCGAGAGTGGTTGCACGGCGAGCATCTGCATTTCGGGCAGTCGATCCAGTGGGTGACGGACGGGAAGATCAAGTACGTCTGGGGTTCCTCGCTCGGCGTGGAGCAGTTGTTCGATCTTGTCGCGGATCCGGGCGAGCTGCGGAACCTGGTGAAGTCCGAGCCTGAGCTTCTCGAGTTGTGGCGGTCGCGGTTGATCCAGGACCTGACCGGGCGCGAGGAAGGGTTCGTTGCCGACGGCAAGCTGGTGACCGGGCGTCCGGTGACCGCGATCCTCAACCACACCAGGGAACGCGTTGCACGCGCCGCCGGCTGAGGGCTGGGAGCCGGTCGACATCGGCGAGTCCGACACGTCCGTCTACCGCCGAGGCAACACGTTCGCCAAGTGCTGCGGCCCCTCCGGCGTCGCCGAACTGGCCGCCGAACGCGACCGCATCACCTGGCTGGCTGGAACGGGATTCCCCGGCGCGAAAGTACTGGACTGGACCCCGACCCCAGCCTCATCCGGCGGGGTCGGGTTGTCCTCGGGTGGTGCTTGTTTGGTGACTTCGGCAGTGCCGGGAGTTCCAGGGGACACCCTCCCGCCTGCGTCGCACGATCGTGCCATGCGGAGCCTCGGGGCGACCCTTCGTGAGCTGCATTCGCTGACCGACTGCCCGTTCGAGCGGCCGCTGGCGGACGTGATCGCGTCGGCGGCCGACGTCGTACGGCGGGGTGCTGTCAACCCGGCGTACCTCACCGACGAATGGCGCCGCCTGCAGCCGTCGGAGCTGCTGGCCGAAGTGGTTGCCGAGCGCCCCTATATCGAGAAAGTCCTGGAACCGGTCGTCTGCCACGGCGACGCCTGCCTGCCGAACGTCTTCTTCGACCCCGAGACCCTCGAAGTCACCGGCCTCATCGACCTCGGACGCCTCGGCGTCGCCGATCGGTACTCCGACCTCGCCCTCACCACGATCCAGCTCCACGACGAGTGGTCCGCCGACCCGGCACCGTTCCACGAGGCGTACGGCGTACCGGCCCCGGACCCGCGCCGCCTGTACTTCTTCCGCCTCCTCGACCCACTCACCTGGGGTTGACCATGAGAGTCGAGCTCGTCGCCCTCGTCGTATCCCGCGAACACGCCTTCGAAGGACGCCCGCAGGACGGCCCGCGCCCCGACCCCGAACCGGTCGCGCGTACCGAGATCGAGGTCCGCGCCGACCTCGGCATCGTCGGCGACCGCTACTACGCCCAAGCGATCCACAAGAACGCCGCCGTCACCCTCATCGACGCCGCCTCCCTCGACGAGGTCGAGCGCGTCCTCGACCTGGACGCACCCCTCGACCCGCACCTCACCCGGCGAAACATCACCCTGCGTGGTTTCCCGATCGACGAACTCGCCGCCCACCGCGCCGCCGACGGCACCCGCGTACCCGGCCGTCGCTTCACGTTGGGCTCGATCACCTTCCAGGCGAACCGCCCGGCCAACCCGTGTGCGTGGATGGACGAGGTCCTGGCCCCCGGCGCGATGCAGGCGCTGCGCGGACATGGCGGCATCCGCGCCACCCCGCTGACCTCCGGAGTACTCCGGCTCGGCCCGACCGAACTCGCCGTCCTGGACTGAGGCTTTCGCTCGACTTTTGGTCTCGCGGCCTACCGTCGAAGTGTGAGGCTGGTGGGTGCGCTCGTCGTGGTGACTGCGCTGGCCGGATGCAGCGACACGGCTCCGACCAGTAGCTCACCTACGCCATCCAACCGAACCACCACAACCACCAGCCCAACGCCACCGACAGAACCCGCCCCGACCCCCTCTCCGGTGCGCCCGCCGACGAAGACTGCCGTACCTTCGCCCCGGCCCACGGTGTCCGGGCCGGTGAGTATGTCGATCCCCGCGATCGGCGTGCGGAACCTGCGGGTCGTCGCCTACACCGGCACCGCCGACGACCGGCCGGGCACCCGGATCCAGGACCGCGGCGTCGCCGCCAGCCCACGCGGCCAGGCCGGCGGCGTCGGACCCGGCGAGATCGGGAACTTCATCGTGACCGGCCACCGTGTCAGCCACGGACGACCGCTGGAGAAGGCACCGGAGCTGAAGAACGGCGACCACGTCCTGATCAGGGCCGGCGGAACGGTGTACGACTACGTGATCACGCGGACGATGACGATCTCCTTCCGCAAGCCCGCCGAGAAGGCGCAACAGAACGCCGCCGTACCAGGCAGCCCCGGCGCGACGCCGACCCAGCCGATGCTCACCATCTCCACCTGCGCCACCCCCGAGGACCACGCCGCCGGGAACTACTGGGCCGACGAGCTGGGCAACCCCGAACACCGCATCAACAAGATCGGCGTCCTGGCCGCCACTCGCTGATCGTTCAGCGGGTCGGCTGCAGGTCCCGGATCAGCGTGGTGGGCTTGCCGGCGAGCGCGGCCGGGAGGAGGTTGCGGAGAACCGGCAGGCGGAGGAACCGGAGCAGCACGCGCCGCGCGACCAACTCGAGCCGGGACTGCGGCAGGAACCATCGCGCGGTCGACCGCGCGACCTTCTGCTTCTCCTCGACGACAGGTCGCCAGACCTGTTCGTACTCCGCCATACCGGCCTCGATCGACGACGAGCTCACCAGCTTCTCCGCGAGCAGGAACGCCCCGGCGATCCCGAGCGACGCGCCCTGCCCGGCGAGCAGCGACACCGCCCCGCACGCGTCACCGACCAGTGCGACCCGCCCCGAACTCCACCGAGGCATCACGATCTGCGCGACCTGGTCGTAGTAGATCTGATCGTCGTCCGGACACAACTCGAGAGCCTGCGGCACCACCCAGCCGAGATCGGCGTACGCCGACCTGATCGCCTCACGCGTGTCCGCCGGAGTGACGGGATCCGTCGTACGGTGCACCGCGAACGCCGCCACTCTCCCGTCCCGCAGCGCGTAGAACCCGAACTGGCTGCCCATCGTGTCCGTCAGACAGAACCGCCCGCCCACCTCGGCATGGATCGCCGGCGCGTCGAAGCTGTACGCCGCGGTGTGAAAACCGAGGAACCGCAGGTACGACGACTCCGGCCCGAACACCAACCGGCGTACGGCGGAATGGATGCCATCGGCACCGATCAACAGATCCCCGTCCAGCGTCGATCCGTCCGCGAACTCGACCTGTACGCCGTCTTCGCGCGGCGTGACGCCCGTGAGCGTTGCGCCGTACCGCAGGCTCACGTCGCTCGGGAGGTGCTCGCGCAGGACCTGCTCGAGGTCCGGCCGCATCACGCTGAGGACGTCTCCCTCGGCGAACTGCAGGATGTTGATGCCCGCCTGCTGCCGGCCGTCCTCGTCGACCAGGACCGCCTCCTCGACGTGGTACGCGACCTCCTGCATCGCGGGCAGCAGTCCCATCGCGCGCATCGCGTCGTACCCCGGGCCGAAGAAGTCGATCATGTAGCCCTGCGGGCGAGGGCCGGGACTGCGTTCGACGACGGTGACGTCCTGGCCGAGCGCCGACAGGCGGTTCGCCAGCGCGAGTCCGGCGATCCCGGCTCCGCAGATGATCGCGTGCATTTCAACTCACCAGCCTTCGGAGAACGGTGGTCAGGGCGGGGGATTCCGGTCCAAGGGTCCGATGCAGGAGCAGGCCGTCGATGGTCGCTGCGAGAACGGCGGCGGTCGCGGCCGGCTCGGCGACCTCGTGGATCGTCAGCCAGTCCGCCACGCGGGTCCGGAAGTCCGTCACCAGGCCGGCGATCTGCGTGTGCAGACGCGGGTCGCGGGTCGCGGCCAGGTAGGTCTCGGTGAAGAGCAGTGACATCGGGTCGGTTCCGTCGTACTGCTCGATCGAGGCCAGCAACGCGTCGATCGCGGCCGCCGGGGTGGTCGCGGATGTGAACAGTTCGTCGGTCGTCGCGAGCACTTGCCGCATTGCGGTGACCGTGGCCTCGGTCAGCACGTCCTGCACGGACGAGAAGTGGTAGTGCACGACGCTCGGGGTGACGCCGGCGCGCTCGGCCAGGATCCGCGTACTCACCGCGGACCAGCCGCGCTCGGGGATCAGCTCAGCGGCAGCAGCCAGGAGCCGCTGCCGCACCTCCTGACCTTGTTTCGCGGTCGGTGCCATCGAAATCCTCCAGGGCGATCGTCCTGTACGATCGTCCTGATCCTAGGACGTGCGACAACGCGAGGGCAAGCGGGCCCGGAGTTACTTGCGGCCGAACTTCCACCATTTCGGCTTGTTCATCTTGATTTCGTCGTCGGTCATCGGCGGCGGGACCGGGGGCCGGGACTCCTCGGTGAGGAAGTTGCCGGACTCGGTGTCGTACGGCGTGACGCCGAGGCGGCGGCTGATCTCCATGACGATCGGGATCGACCGCGGGCCGTCGTTCAGGTAGAACGTGATGTCGCGGACCTCGACGCCCTTGCCGATCGTCATCTCGACGTCGTACTCCGGACTTCGCAGCGCCAGCCAGGACGGTTTGCTCGTGTCCACGTCCGGCACCACTTCCCGGACCTTGGCCACCACATCGGTCACCATCCCTACGGCCGGCGGCTCGTAGTCGACCGGCATGTCGTCGAGGCGCCGTACGCCTCCTGGCCCACGCATCGCATACACAGCCCAGCTCATGCCCCCAGCATGCCAGGCGGGTCAGTGCTTGCGGGCGGCGAGGATGGCGAAGGTCAGGTATTGGCCGTTGTCGGCCTCGAGCATGTCGAGGGCGCCGTCGCGTTCGCCGCGGTACTCCGAGACCGCGCGGGACCACTTGATCCAGTCGGCCCAGCCGTTCTCCTGCAGGCGCGCGGCGGTGACCTCGACGAGCTCGGTGATCTCCCACTGGAACCGCCACCAGTCCGCGGTGTGCCAGGCGAGCGCCTCCCAGCCGACCATCTTCTTGATGTGCTCCGGGATGTGGCCGAGCGCGCGGACCTCCTGGGTCATCGCCGGCGTCGCGACCCCGAACTGCCCGCCGGGCTTCAGGAACGAGGTGATGTAGGACAGGTAGTTGTCCGCGGTGCCGAAGTACTCGTAGGCGTCGACGCAGACGATCGCGTCGAAGAACTCCCTCGCGAACGGGAGCGTGTGGGCCTCCGCCTTCAAGGTCACAATCTCCGGGTTGTCGATGTTGGTGGCCGCCTCCGTTGGGTCCACCCATAGGTCGGCGGCCCAGACCTGTACGCCGTACTCCTTCGCGAGGAAGACCGCGGTGGCGCCCTTGCCGGAGCCGAGGTCGAGGACGCGCATCCCTGGTCGCAGGTCGAGCTCGCTCGCGAGATCCTCCAGCATCCACAGGGGATTCGGGCCCATGTCCCGGGCCAGGAGCCAGTTCGCGTCGTACTTGTTGGACCTCGGGTAGTCGTCGTGCTTCAGGTCTGCCACTGGCACAGGGTAGCGAGATCAAAACGGGATGTGCCTGGCATTTTTCGCGGGCAGAGTGGATGGATGACTCAACTTGATCCGGTGATTCGCTCCTACTATCGAGACCGGTACGTCGAGGACGATCGGCTGGTCGTCCCCGGGCACGGCCGGCTCGAACTCCTGCGTACCCAGGAGTTGCTGCGGCGGTGGCTGCCGCCTGCGTCCGACGTACTGGATGTGGGTGGTGCGACCGGCGTCCACGCGCGATGGCTTGCGGCGGACGGGCATCGGGTCACGCTGGTGGATCCGGTTCCGGAGCACGTGCAGCAGGCGGCGACGATCGGGACCTTCGCGGCGGAGGAGGGCGATGCGCGGACGCTCCGGCAGGCGGATGCGAGCGTGGACGTGACGCTGCTCCTCGGTCCGCTCTACCACCTGGTCGACGCTGCGGATCGTGCGCAGGCGCTGGCGGAAGCGGTACGGGTGACGCGCCCCGGCGGGGTGGTGGTCGCCGCGGGCATCAACCGGTACGGCGGCCTGCTCGAGGCCGGCAGCAACGGCACCCTGACCGACGAGAACCTGCACCTGTTCCTCGACGCTTTCGCGTCCGGCAGCATCGACGGCTCCAAGGGCTTCACCGTCGCCTACTTCCACCACGCCGCCGAACTCGCCACCGAACTCACCACAGCCGGCCTCACCGACGTCGAGGTCCTCGGCGTAGAAGGACCCGCCAGCAACATCCTCGAGAACGCCGCCCCCGACACCATAGAAACCCTCCTCCCCTCAGCCGTCCTCCTCGCCCGCCAAGTCGAATCCGACCCCAACCTCCAAGCCGCCAGCCCCCACTTCCTCGCCCACGGCCGCGTAGTCGACTGAATGCGGTGTGTGGCGACCGGTCGCGGAATGATGTCAATAGGTGCAATCTGGTTCACCGGATGGTGGTCCAGGCCGTAATATCGTGCGGCGGCCGGCACTGGGGGTGTTCCGGCCTTTCTGATGCATCGGGGTGGGACCGGCGGTGACCGGTACTGGGGAGAAGCGGGAAGTTATGGCGGACAAGCCGGCACCCAAGCCTGGGCACTTCCTGCCGGGCGGCAACGGTGACGAGATCACGAATGACGACCGGAAACCGGGGGTTTCCGCACCGTCGGGGACACCGTTGGCGGCACCCACGCCGCGGCTCGGCGGGGAAGCGCCGCCGACACCGCCGCAGTTGAGCGGGTCCCGGATCGACTCCCGCCGTACGACGCTTTCCGGCAGCCGCCTCGGCCCGCCGCCGGCCGACGACCGCGCCGCCGCGGCGTACCGGGAGGTGTTCCACCCGGAGCCGGTGCCGTTCGTCCCGAAGAAGCGGTCCAAGGGCCTTGTCGCGCTGATGGTCGCCGCGGTACTGCTGTTTCTCGGCGGCGGCGCGACGTTCGCGGTCAAGGTGATCTCGTCGTCCAGCTTCAACCTCCCGAACCCGAACGGCACGCCGTCCGCGAAGCCTAGCGGCGCGGCGACGACCAAGGGCCCGGTCGGCAAGGGGACCCCGGACACCGACATCGTCGGCAAGAACGCGATCTACTCCGCCGGGGCGCTGGCCGTGGCGAAATGCGCGGAACCCGCGTTCCGTCCGACGTCCAAGGAAAACGTCCGCTCGTACTACCAGGCGCTGACCGCGTGCATGGACAAGGCCTGGGGTCCGATCGTCACCAAGGCCGGGTTCGAGTTCCGGTCGCCGAACCTGATCATCTTCGACGACGGCGACGAGACCGCGTGCGGCGTCCAGCAGGACCTCGCGCTCTACTGCCAGGACGAGCACGGCGGCAGCGCGACCATGCCGTGGCAGAAGATCGTCGAGGACTACCCGAAGAACAAGGCCGTGGTGCGCGCGGAGATGGCGCAGTCCTTCGGCTTCGTGTACGGCGTACATGTGCAGAACCTGACCGGGATGGCCGAGGCCTCCGACAACCTCGCCGACACCGCGGCGAGCAAGACCGCGCAGCTCGAGGTGAACCGGCGCGCCGCGCTCCAGGCGTACTGCTTCGGCGCGGTGTTCTTCGGTGCGGCCAAGGCGAGCTTCCCGTTGCGCGGCGAACTGCTCCGCCAGTGGAACGGACTGATCCAGCGGCGCGGCGACGAGCACACCAAGGACAAGGTCCGCGACCACGGTTCCAGCAAGAGCCTCGCGCTCTGGATGAACCAGGGCCTCGCGACAACCAACCCCGGAGCCTGCAACACTTTCGTCGCAGCATCCGCCAAGGTCAGCTGAGCGAGATGGGAACGATCGATGCCTGACTCCGAGGAAGGTGTGCCGGGGCCCGGGCACTTCGCGTCCGGTGAACCGGCGACCGGCTCACGCCCGCTGACCCTGAAGAGCGCGCAGCCCGACGGTCTGGGGCGAGCCCGGTCGGTGTCGCTGGACGACACCCCGATGCGCCGCAAGGCGCGTCCGCTGCCGACCGAGCCGGGTACGACGAGTGAGTACAGCGGCCCGCCCGTCGCGCCGCAGACCGGCGTACCGGTCACGCCGCTGACCGGCACCCGCCGCGTCGGCGGCCCCCGCCCGACCGGCTGGCACTCGAACCCGTCCCGCTCTGGCGCCCAGTTCACCACTGATCCGCCACCGGCCGCCCCGCCGCGCCAGTACTCCCGCCCGATCGTCGCCGGCCTGTCGGTCCTCGTCATCCTGATGCTCACCGGCGCCACCATCGCCGGCTTCCGCCTCGTCGACTCCTACGGCAACGTAGACAACCCCCTCGCCCAACCCTCGGTCAGGAAGTCCCAGGCCCCGCTCCCTGTCCCCCCGAATCCCACGGTCACCGTCACGGCAACGAACGTCCCAGACCTCGTCCGCCTCCGCCAGAACGAGATCTACGCGGCCGGCAAGGTCGCGACCGTGAGCTGCAAGGAACCTGCGATCAAGCCGGACTCCCAATCGGCGATCCTCAGGTACTACCGGGCTCTCCTGCCCTGCCTGGACAAGGCGTGGGCGCCGGTCCTGAAGAAGGCGCATTACCCGTTCCGTGCGCCGAAGGTGGTGCTGCAGACGAACCAGAACACGTCCGCGGCCTGCACAGGCGAGGAGAACGTCGCCTTCTACTGCTCGACCGACGAGACCATCTACGTCAGCTGGAAGAAGGACCTCAAGTACTACAAGGACGAACCGCTCGCGGCGCGGGTGTGGATGATCGACACGATGGCGCACGAGTACGGCCACCACGTGCAGAACCTCACCGAGATGCTCACCGCCGCCGGGTCCCGCGAGGGCTGGGCGAAGACGAAGGCGGAGGAACTCGACTGGAGCCGGCGTACCGAGCTGCAGGCGAGCTGCTTCGGCGCGGCCTTCCTCGGCGCGAACAAGAAGTCCCTCGGCCTCTCCGGGCGCAAGCTGGAGCTCTGGGAATGGGAGACCCAGCACAGCGGCGACGAGTACAACCCGAAGAAGATCCGCGACCACGGCTCCCGCAAGAACCATTGGCTCTGGTCCGAACCCGCCTTCAACTCCGCCGACCCTAAGGTCTGCAACACCTTCACCGCCCCCGCCGCCAAGGTGAGCTGAGGTGCGGCGTACGGCGGAACGTGTGGTGGCGGTGTTCGTCGCCGTACTGCTGGCCGGCGGCTGCACTCGGCAGGTTGCCGCGCCGGAGGTGACGCCTGTCGTGACGCCGACGGTGAGTGCTGCGCCGGTGCGGGTGCCGGTGGGGCGGGTGGTGCAGGCTGCAGAGCCTGTTAAGGATGGGTTTTTGCTGGACAACCAGATGTACCGGTCGGGGGAGATCGCTGCGGTCAGTTGTTCGCTGCCGACGGCGAAGCTGGCGAACAAGCAGGCGATGATTCGGTACGCGAACGCCTTTGTGGCCTGCCTGGACAGGGCTTGGGCGCCGGTGATCACCCGCGCGGGGTTCGACTTCGTCCGGCCGTCCGCCGTGTACTCGTCGCCGGCGGGAACGAAAACGGCCTGCACAGTGATGGACAAGGAGTACTACGGTCTCTACTGCTCCTCCAACCACGGCATCTACTTCAACTGGCCGGAGTACGTCGTCGAGGGAGCATCCCAGGAAGGCGCCCGGGCGTCGGTGCAGTGGCTGATCGCCCACGAGTACGGCCACCATGTGCAGGAACTGACGGGCATCCTGGACCAGTACGGCGAGCGCTACTCCTCGACTCGGGATGCGGCGCAGCAGAAGGTCGAGGAGAACCGGAGCGAGATGCAGGCGCATTGTTTCGCGGCGGCGTTCTTCGGAGCCAACCAGGAGGCGTTCCGGATCCGCGGTGAGCGGCTCAACCACTACGGACACGCAGGGTACGACCGGCGCGAGGACGACATGGTCAACTTCGACCGGTGGTTGCGGCAGGCGTTCAAGGCGAAGGGGCCGAGCGGCTGCAACACCTGGGCGGCGCCGGCGGGAAGCGTTACCGGAGTTTGAGTTTGAAGCCCTCGTGGGTGTTGGCGAAGCCGAGGTTTGTGTAGAAGCGGTGGGCTTCGGTGCGGGATTTGTCCGAGGTGAGTTGGACGAGGGCGCAGCCGCGGGTGCGGGATTCCTCGACGGCCCAGCGGACGAGGGTAGTGCCGAGGCCGGAGCCGCGGGCGGGAGCCGCGACGCGGACGGCCTCGATCAGACCGCGGGTGGAGCCGCGGCGGGACAGGCCGGGGATGATGGTGAGCTGGAGTGTCCCGATCACCTCGTCGTTGCGATCAGCAACGACCAGCAGTTGGTTGGGGTCGGCATCGATCTGTTCGAACGCCGCCAGGTACGGCGTCAGGTCGTCGAGCGACTCGCGGGTGGCGCCGAGCTGGTCGTCGGCGATCATCGCGACGATCGCGGCAACGTCGGAAGCGGTGGCGCGGCGGATCACGACATCGTTCATGGGTACAGGATCGCAAACGCCTGAAGCGGTTCAGTCGGCAGGGTAAGCACCGAAGTACCGCGATGGTGATTGCCTTACGCAAACACTTTTCGTTGCCCGGCGCGCCTGTTAAAGCTGTTTGCCCAAGGCATCTGAGGGTACGAGTCATACTGGACACCACTGCATCCGCCCGTGCCGGGGTTGGTGCAGTCATGTGTGCCGACAGCGGATGCGGGCCCAGTCCGGAAGGAACATCCGATGTC
This Kribbella sp. NBC_00482 DNA region includes the following protein-coding sequences:
- a CDS encoding neutral zinc metallopeptidase — encoded protein: MPDSEEGVPGPGHFASGEPATGSRPLTLKSAQPDGLGRARSVSLDDTPMRRKARPLPTEPGTTSEYSGPPVAPQTGVPVTPLTGTRRVGGPRPTGWHSNPSRSGAQFTTDPPPAAPPRQYSRPIVAGLSVLVILMLTGATIAGFRLVDSYGNVDNPLAQPSVRKSQAPLPVPPNPTVTVTATNVPDLVRLRQNEIYAAGKVATVSCKEPAIKPDSQSAILRYYRALLPCLDKAWAPVLKKAHYPFRAPKVVLQTNQNTSAACTGEENVAFYCSTDETIYVSWKKDLKYYKDEPLAARVWMIDTMAHEYGHHVQNLTEMLTAAGSREGWAKTKAEELDWSRRTELQASCFGAAFLGANKKSLGLSGRKLELWEWETQHSGDEYNPKKIRDHGSRKNHWLWSEPAFNSADPKVCNTFTAPAAKVS
- a CDS encoding GNAT family N-acetyltransferase; protein product: MNDVVIRRATASDVAAIVAMIADDQLGATRESLDDLTPYLAAFEQIDADPNQLLVVADRNDEVIGTLQLTIIPGLSRRGSTRGLIEAVRVAAPARGSGLGTTLVRWAVEESRTRGCALVQLTSDKSRTEAHRFYTNLGFANTHEGFKLKLR
- a CDS encoding neutral zinc metallopeptidase yields the protein MRRTAERVVAVFVAVLLAGGCTRQVAAPEVTPVVTPTVSAAPVRVPVGRVVQAAEPVKDGFLLDNQMYRSGEIAAVSCSLPTAKLANKQAMIRYANAFVACLDRAWAPVITRAGFDFVRPSAVYSSPAGTKTACTVMDKEYYGLYCSSNHGIYFNWPEYVVEGASQEGARASVQWLIAHEYGHHVQELTGILDQYGERYSSTRDAAQQKVEENRSEMQAHCFAAAFFGANQEAFRIRGERLNHYGHAGYDRREDDMVNFDRWLRQAFKAKGPSGCNTWAAPAGSVTGV